One stretch of Candidatus Thermokryptus mobilis DNA includes these proteins:
- a CDS encoding OmpP1/FadL family transporter: MKKLTAILFFVFNLAYSQFPDDALRYSNLNLGLGARAIGLGFSYIGVSDDYSAIFWNPAGLAQIKRFEFAGGLNYFSLKNLSRVTGYSNSFENTNTSLGTIALVMPVPTIRGSLVFAGGYAKVSDFTGTLSLSLFNSESSIVPSLYDPNPDFDLAWNLGLEDSTGATQILRNVQQKITLYESGGLNQWFVSGAIDIAENLSVGLTLAIVTGSYKYDRQFIESDVRNFYRDYPWDFKSLTVSDLIDASVSGFSANAGLMYRSRTFRFGLMTRLPMSLSVKENYSRSGESSFDNGDSFSYSYSGVSRYDVVSPFYFGAGMSFNLKDVVLVAGDVVYVDWRQMEFKNNPDLVQLNREIKQIFTETFILNGGVEVTLPFFEQVKLRMGYSYRPSPYLEDKGITSRSIKYLSFGLSVLLQKTLLVDFAYVTGKWSTIHTQYSYSLGNSYYSLVTDEENSTRSFVLTLRYRF; encoded by the coding sequence ATGAAGAAATTAACAGCGATATTGTTCTTCGTTTTCAACCTCGCTTATTCGCAATTTCCTGACGATGCTTTGAGGTATTCAAATTTAAATCTCGGTCTTGGGGCAAGAGCTATTGGGCTTGGATTTTCTTATATTGGTGTCTCAGATGACTACTCGGCTATATTCTGGAATCCAGCTGGGCTTGCGCAGATAAAAAGATTTGAGTTTGCTGGTGGTTTGAATTATTTCAGTTTGAAAAATTTGTCAAGGGTTACGGGATATTCAAATTCATTTGAAAATACAAACACATCGCTTGGGACAATTGCACTTGTCATGCCGGTTCCAACTATACGCGGGAGTTTGGTATTTGCCGGTGGATACGCAAAGGTCTCGGATTTCACAGGGACATTATCCCTTTCACTTTTCAACTCAGAAAGTTCAATAGTTCCTTCACTTTATGACCCAAACCCCGATTTTGACCTTGCTTGGAATCTCGGACTTGAAGATTCAACCGGGGCGACCCAAATTTTGCGCAATGTTCAACAAAAGATAACATTATATGAAAGTGGCGGTTTAAATCAATGGTTCGTCTCCGGGGCAATTGACATAGCGGAAAATTTATCGGTTGGATTAACATTGGCAATTGTAACTGGAAGTTATAAATACGATCGCCAATTTATTGAGAGTGATGTTAGAAATTTTTACAGGGATTACCCGTGGGATTTTAAAAGTTTGACAGTTTCAGATTTGATAGATGCAAGCGTCAGTGGTTTCTCTGCAAATGCTGGTTTGATGTATAGAAGCAGGACTTTTAGATTTGGGTTGATGACGAGATTACCGATGTCATTGAGTGTTAAAGAGAACTATTCAAGGAGCGGTGAAAGCTCTTTTGATAATGGCGATTCGTTTTCTTATTCTTACTCTGGGGTTTCAAGATATGATGTTGTGTCACCTTTTTATTTTGGCGCTGGTATGTCTTTTAACTTAAAAGATGTCGTCTTGGTAGCTGGAGATGTTGTTTATGTTGATTGGAGACAAATGGAGTTTAAAAATAATCCAGACCTTGTTCAGCTGAATAGGGAAATAAAGCAGATTTTCACTGAGACATTTATTTTGAATGGTGGTGTGGAAGTTACGCTTCCTTTTTTTGAACAGGTTAAGTTAAGGATGGGTTACTCTTACCGACCATCACCTTATCTTGAAGACAAAGGAATCACAAGTAGGTCTATCAAGTATTTAAGTTTCGGTTTAAGCGTTCTTTTACAAAAGACGCTCCTTGTTGATTTCGCTTACGTGACGGGCAAATGGAGCACAATCCACACACAATATAGTTATAGTCTTGGGAATTCATATTATAGCTTAGTCACCGATGAGGAGAACTCAACTCGGAGTTTTGTTTTGACATTGCGATATAGGTTTTGA
- a CDS encoding SDR family NAD(P)-dependent oxidoreductase, translating into MFNGKNVVVTGSTGGLGFEVVKHFISVGARVFAVYRDEKKFKRVYKEFQKVENLIGVKADLTVEREVERIFKLVRKSGGVDFLINCVGGYREGKMIFELEEDEFDEMLDMNLRSAFLCSKWALRDMIPKRSGRIVNISALLALRPSPGRGAYVISKSALIALTEVIAEEVKDFDITCNVILPSIIATQENKEAMPGADYTRWVDPSDLAKFIGYLCSEEARGINGAVIKFPGKF; encoded by the coding sequence ATGTTTAATGGGAAAAATGTTGTCGTCACCGGTTCAACGGGTGGGCTTGGATTTGAAGTTGTCAAGCATTTCATTAGCGTTGGAGCTCGTGTTTTCGCAGTTTATAGAGATGAGAAAAAGTTCAAGAGGGTTTATAAGGAATTTCAAAAGGTTGAAAATCTTATCGGCGTTAAAGCTGATTTGACAGTTGAAAGGGAGGTTGAGAGGATTTTCAAGCTTGTTAGGAAAAGTGGCGGGGTTGATTTTTTGATAAATTGTGTTGGTGGTTATCGCGAGGGAAAGATGATATTTGAGCTTGAAGAGGATGAATTTGATGAGATGCTTGATATGAACCTTCGTTCCGCTTTTTTATGTTCAAAGTGGGCTTTGAGGGATATGATACCGAAGAGGTCGGGAAGAATTGTGAACATTTCTGCTTTACTTGCTTTGAGACCGTCCCCGGGGCGAGGGGCTTATGTTATTTCAAAATCTGCGTTGATAGCTTTAACGGAGGTTATAGCTGAAGAGGTTAAGGATTTTGATATAACTTGCAATGTGATTTTGCCAAGTATCATTGCGACACAAGAAAATAAAGAAGCTATGCCCGGGGCTGATTATACTCGTTGGGTTGACCCAAGCGATTTGGCTAAATTTATAGGTTATCTTTGTAGTGAAGAGGCGCGCGGGATTAACGGCGCTGTTATAAAATTCCCGGGGAAATTTTGA
- a CDS encoding endo alpha-1,4 polygalactosaminidase, which yields MICLLTISSISQAQKIDHIKKYAVCYAKITPQETSGFELLILDPDIYTKDEILDFKKRGVKTIAYLNIAEFETYRKPALPESIIISKNPLWEGHFYVDINSRAWEDYIFFDRIPKIISKEFDGFFIDMVDIVSIFPNFEDKIIDYIKRIKIQNDDKILIINNGWVLLDTLKSFADAFLIEGLFTRYDFKTKRYFVRFEKEYKDRVEILKKLGKKIFTLDFLPENDKRKYFVKSLSLKYGFTPYISTIELNKIYR from the coding sequence TTGATCTGCCTTCTGACGATTAGTTCAATATCTCAAGCTCAAAAAATTGATCACATAAAAAAGTATGCTGTCTGCTACGCAAAAATAACCCCTCAAGAAACGAGCGGTTTTGAGCTTTTAATACTTGACCCCGACATCTACACTAAAGATGAAATCCTTGACTTTAAAAAAAGAGGCGTTAAAACGATCGCCTACCTTAACATCGCAGAATTTGAAACATACCGAAAACCTGCTCTCCCAGAGTCAATAATTATCAGTAAAAATCCACTATGGGAAGGACATTTTTATGTTGATATAAATTCACGAGCATGGGAGGATTACATCTTTTTTGATAGGATTCCGAAAATAATATCAAAGGAATTTGACGGCTTCTTCATTGACATGGTTGACATCGTGAGCATTTTCCCGAACTTTGAAGATAAAATCATTGATTACATAAAAAGAATAAAAATCCAAAACGATGACAAAATTTTGATCATAAACAACGGTTGGGTCTTGCTTGATACATTGAAAAGTTTCGCTGATGCTTTTTTAATTGAAGGGCTATTCACACGCTACGATTTCAAAACAAAAAGATATTTCGTGCGATTTGAAAAGGAATACAAAGACAGAGTTGAAATCCTTAAGAAACTCGGTAAAAAAATTTTTACGCTTGATTTTCTCCCCGAGAATGACAAAAGAAAATACTTCGTCAAATCACTTTCGTTGAAATACGGGTTCACACCTTATATATCAACCATAGAACTAAACAAGATCTACAGATGA
- a CDS encoding AtuA-related protein gives MKKIKLLEIAHARSGDKGNSANIGLIARKPEYYPLLVEKVTAEVVKKHFEGICLGEVERWELPNLYALNFLLHDALAGGGTISLRNDAQGKTLAFALLRLEIEVPDDFEIK, from the coding sequence ATGAAAAAAATAAAACTTCTTGAAATAGCCCATGCAAGATCGGGTGATAAAGGAAATTCTGCAAATATCGGCTTGATAGCAAGGAAACCAGAATATTATCCCCTGCTTGTTGAGAAAGTAACCGCAGAAGTGGTAAAAAAACACTTTGAGGGAATTTGCCTTGGTGAAGTTGAAAGATGGGAATTGCCAAACCTTTACGCTTTAAATTTCCTCCTACATGATGCACTCGCGGGCGGTGGCACCATCTCGCTAAGAAACGATGCACAAGGCAAAACACTTGCCTTCGCCCTCTTGCGACTTGAAATTGAAGTTCCCGATGACTTTGAGATAAAATAA
- a CDS encoding threonine synthase, protein MRSYILHLKCSVCGRIFDHREIQKFCELCNEPLIAVYDIDGIRKSVGKETFSKRSNGMWRYFEFLPVIDERKIVSLGEGWTPLLKLERFGGEIGLKNLFLKDESFNPTLSFKARGMSCAVSKAVELGVDKISVPTAGNAGSALSAYCAKAGIKCFIGAPRDTPKLILDECKFYGAEVELVDGLISDAVKLIKQKVDYFDISTMKEPYRLQGKKTLGFEIVEQLGWEVPDWIVYPTGGGTGLIGIWIAINEMIEVGLIERRLPKMVAVQSSGCAPIVKAFRENKPRADFWENAKTIAYGLRVPKPFADRLILQVLCDSNGLAIEVEDDEIFKMQKEFAEMEGILLCPEGAASVVGVKKLVASGIIKSDEVVIVFNTASGLKYIQNKNSV, encoded by the coding sequence ATGCGCTCGTATATTTTGCATTTAAAATGTTCGGTTTGTGGTCGGATATTTGACCACAGGGAAATTCAAAAATTTTGTGAATTGTGCAACGAGCCGTTGATCGCAGTTTATGATATTGACGGTATAAGGAAAAGCGTTGGTAAAGAGACATTTAGTAAGAGATCAAATGGGATGTGGAGATACTTTGAATTTTTGCCTGTAATTGATGAAAGGAAAATTGTAAGTTTGGGTGAGGGATGGACTCCTCTTTTAAAGCTTGAGCGATTTGGTGGAGAAATTGGTTTGAAGAATTTGTTTTTAAAGGATGAGTCGTTTAACCCAACTTTATCGTTTAAAGCGAGAGGAATGTCGTGCGCTGTTTCAAAGGCGGTTGAGCTTGGCGTAGATAAAATTTCTGTTCCAACGGCTGGGAACGCAGGAAGCGCTTTAAGTGCTTATTGTGCGAAGGCGGGAATAAAGTGCTTCATAGGTGCACCAAGAGATACGCCTAAGTTAATTTTAGATGAATGCAAATTTTACGGTGCTGAAGTTGAATTGGTTGACGGGTTGATTTCTGACGCTGTCAAGTTGATAAAACAAAAAGTTGATTACTTTGATATTTCAACGATGAAAGAACCGTATCGGCTTCAGGGGAAGAAAACGCTCGGTTTTGAAATCGTTGAACAACTTGGTTGGGAAGTTCCCGACTGGATAGTTTATCCAACTGGTGGTGGAACGGGTTTAATTGGGATTTGGATTGCGATAAATGAGATGATTGAAGTTGGATTGATAGAAAGAAGGTTACCGAAAATGGTTGCTGTTCAATCTTCGGGATGTGCTCCTATAGTAAAAGCATTTCGTGAGAATAAACCAAGGGCTGATTTTTGGGAAAATGCGAAGACAATTGCTTACGGCTTAAGGGTTCCAAAACCGTTTGCAGATAGATTGATACTCCAAGTTCTGTGTGATAGCAATGGGTTAGCGATTGAGGTGGAAGATGATGAGATATTTAAGATGCAAAAGGAGTTCGCTGAAATGGAAGGTATCTTGCTTTGCCCGGAGGGTGCAGCAAGTGTTGTTGGTGTTAAAAAGCTTGTCGCAAGCGGGATTATAAAAAGTGATGAGGTTGTTATCGTATTTAACACTGCTTCAGGTTTAAAATACATTCAAAACAAAAACAGCGTTTGA
- a CDS encoding ATP-binding protein: protein MKFEIKDRVSANKISEIRSKLKNFLLSNEIPEETASDIELVISEMLTNVYKHSYKEKEGEVIVKASIDGDELTISIRDFGEKFSPADIREPDPDFLADHGYGLYIASQIMDKIEYILSHETGTEVILKKLLKSNG, encoded by the coding sequence ATGAAATTTGAAATCAAAGACAGGGTCAGCGCAAATAAAATTTCAGAGATAAGATCAAAGCTGAAAAACTTTTTGCTTTCAAATGAAATTCCAGAAGAGACCGCCTCTGACATTGAACTTGTCATAAGCGAAATGCTGACAAATGTTTATAAGCACTCATATAAAGAGAAAGAAGGCGAGGTGATTGTAAAAGCATCAATTGACGGTGATGAATTAACTATTTCAATCAGGGACTTCGGAGAGAAATTTTCGCCAGCGGATATAAGAGAGCCAGACCCTGATTTCCTCGCCGACCATGGTTATGGGCTTTACATAGCAAGTCAAATAATGGACAAAATTGAATACATCCTGTCACATGAAACCGGGACCGAGGTAATTCTAAAAAAACTG
- a CDS encoding YjbH domain-containing protein, which translates to MGLVLRFLVLFVVLANYLCGQGSAGASANFQQRFIVDMPTAGLLKSNSVALDADFFADGGLMLRLTASAFNRLNFGISYGGTEIIGNGNVNWYRLPGVNLKIRIIDESLNFPAIALGFDSQGREGYIDSLKRYEFKSPGFYAVASKSFKFLGYSSVHGGINYSLEKDDGDKSLNYYIGFDKTIGKDITFSVEYNFAVNDNSANALGSGKGYLNAGIRWSLGSGFTIEFNWKDILVNKDPGNSRVVKLEYIQGL; encoded by the coding sequence ATGGGTTTGGTCTTGAGGTTTTTGGTTTTGTTTGTTGTTTTAGCCAACTACTTATGTGGGCAAGGTTCAGCTGGGGCATCGGCAAATTTTCAGCAAAGATTTATCGTTGATATGCCAACGGCTGGGCTTTTGAAATCAAATAGTGTGGCACTTGATGCTGATTTTTTCGCAGATGGCGGTCTAATGCTTCGCCTTACCGCATCTGCATTTAACAGATTGAATTTTGGTATCTCTTACGGCGGGACAGAGATAATCGGCAATGGAAATGTGAATTGGTATAGACTTCCCGGGGTGAATTTGAAGATAAGGATAATTGATGAAAGCTTGAATTTTCCAGCGATCGCTCTTGGCTTTGATTCGCAGGGAAGAGAGGGGTATATTGATAGTTTGAAAAGATATGAATTTAAATCGCCTGGGTTTTATGCTGTTGCGAGTAAGTCGTTTAAGTTCCTAGGATATTCATCCGTTCACGGTGGGATTAATTATTCACTTGAAAAAGATGACGGAGATAAGTCGCTGAATTATTACATTGGCTTTGATAAAACGATAGGGAAAGATATAACTTTTTCCGTTGAATATAATTTCGCTGTGAATGATAATTCTGCAAATGCACTTGGCTCTGGGAAAGGTTATTTAAACGCTGGGATAAGGTGGTCGCTTGGGAGTGGCTTCACGATTGAGTTTAATTGGAAAGATATACTTGTGAATAAAGACCCGGGAAATTCAAGGGTTGTGAAACTTGAGTATATTCAGGGACTTTGA